One Indicator indicator isolate 239-I01 chromosome 21, UM_Iind_1.1, whole genome shotgun sequence DNA segment encodes these proteins:
- the RCN1 gene encoding reticulocalbin-1, producing MGDSRASWCLALALLLLPGSLGKPTAWQERPRPGATQHEDRSGFQYDHEAFLGKEEARSFDQLSPEESRQRLGKIVDRIDDDKDGYLTTEELKTWIKRVQKRYIYENVAKVWKDYDLNKDNKIAWEEYKQATYGYYLENPEEFQDATDQHSFKKMLPRDERRFKTADLDGDLAATREEFTAFLHPEEFEHMKNIVVLETLEDIDKNEDGFVDQDEYIADMFANEEGGPEPDWVITEREQFADFRDLNKDGKMDKEEIQHWILPQDYDHALAEARHLVYESDVDKDQKLTKEEVLDNWNMFVGSQATNYGEDLTRNHDEL from the exons ATGGGGGACAGCAGGGCGAGCTGGTGCCTGGCGCtggcgctgctgctgctgccgggTAGTCTGGGCAAGCCGACAGCGTGGCAGGAGCGGCCGCGGCCCGGCGCCACGCAGCACGAGGACCGGTCGGGCTTCCAGTACGACCATGAGGCCTTCCTGGGCAAGGAGGAGGCGCGGAGCTTCGACCAGCTCAGCCCGGAGGAGAGCCGGCAGCGTCTGGG GAAGATTGTGGATAGAATAGATGATGACAAAGATGGCTATCTCACAACAGAGGAACTAAAAACCTGGATTAAACGGGTACAGAAGCGCTACATTTATGAAAATGTGGCTAAAGTTTGGAAGGACTATGATCTAAACAAGGACAATAAAATTGCCTGGGAAGAATACAAACAAGCCACATACGGTTATTATCTAG AAAATCCAGAAGAATTCCAAGATGCAACTGATCAGCACAGTTTTAAGAAAATGCTGCCTAGAGATGAAAGACGATTCAAAACTGCAGATCTGGATGGAGATTTAGCTGCTACCCGTGAAGAATTCACTGCTTTCCTTCACCCAGAGGAGTTTGAGCATATGAAAAACATCGTTGTCTTA GAAACCTTAGAAGATATAGACAAAAATGAGGATGGTTTCGTGGATCAAGATGAGTACATTG ctgaTATGTTTGCAAATGAAGAGGGTGGACCAGAGCCTGACTGGGTAATCACAGAGCGGGAGCAGTTTGCAGATTTCCGTGATCTCAACAAGGATGGAAAGATGGACAAAGAAGAAATTCAGCACTGGATTCTCCCACAAGACTATGATCATGCACTAGCTGAAGCCAGGCACTTAGTCTATGAATCAGATGTAGACAAG GATCAAAAACTAACAAAAGAGGAGGTTCTGGACAACTGGAATATGTTCGTTGGAAGTCAAGCTACTAATTATGGGGAGGACCTCACAAGAAACCATGATGAACTATGA